A genomic region of Gemmata massiliana contains the following coding sequences:
- a CDS encoding response regulator: MDDNVDSAESLAEVLALAGHKVWTAHDGPNALREVQSHLPEIILLDIGLPRMDGYEVARRVRQIPNLGTTTLIAMTGYGQEEDRRKSQEAGFNHHLVKPVDLNEVRRLLGSIPLSEQRN; encoded by the coding sequence AACGTCGACTCAGCCGAGAGCTTGGCCGAAGTGCTCGCCCTCGCGGGTCACAAAGTCTGGACGGCTCACGACGGGCCGAACGCGCTGCGCGAGGTCCAATCGCATTTACCGGAGATCATTCTTCTCGATATCGGGCTCCCGCGCATGGACGGGTACGAAGTAGCTCGTCGGGTGCGACAGATCCCGAACCTAGGAACTACGACACTCATCGCGATGACCGGGTACGGTCAGGAAGAAGATCGTCGAAAATCACAAGAGGCAGGATTCAACCACCACCTCGTCAAACCCGTGGATCTGAACGAAGTGAGGCGGTTACTGGGTTCGATTCCGCTCAGTGAGCAAAGGAACTGA